A section of the Sedimentisphaera cyanobacteriorum genome encodes:
- a CDS encoding retropepsin-like aspartic protease, whose amino-acid sequence MKKLSFLVLAFAAGVCSAKTSEGYLPGGLEIKAVRWLSEKSAISPMNESPDNPYLIDSPSVIGFVPYAAITLTNQRKQDLEYEAVKEHYVRGGPLISDPNQNYEVGVFDTGASSMVFGYEKRMNLGLDYYYMTSNYMTIGGIAGFVDTLVSKPIGVYIAGLGSIDEQTGELSLDDMVGLSNFAVLAGEPPAEDEPDLPTVIGCPMAASWSVTINMDTQISLDKNSLSYSGPKLEVFDYDDPEIPDYPNSIPLELRPLGAAMISYTPSLDGLGGDFSPTSPSVITGMSSQSLMFVSAVDMEHSGNLAYDKDRFMFDTGAQATIVGSRVAARLGLDPMNPDFELYASGVTGEIIMLPGFVIDKVTIPALGNWLEFTNVPVVVHDVPSPEGGTLDGIIGTNLFNDFNLVLNGGGIGFEDDPSIDFIPRNVPFVPADFAPENPDGMVDMADFDFFRNYWLTEYGQPGYVQKADLAPYPVPDDIVNIIDFAEFASQWKEF is encoded by the coding sequence ATGAAGAAATTATCATTTCTTGTTTTGGCTTTTGCTGCAGGCGTCTGCTCGGCCAAAACAAGCGAAGGGTATCTGCCGGGCGGGCTTGAAATAAAGGCTGTGCGATGGCTTTCCGAGAAATCCGCAATCTCCCCTATGAACGAGTCTCCGGATAATCCTTACCTTATAGATTCACCTTCGGTTATCGGGTTTGTGCCTTATGCTGCCATAACGCTTACAAACCAAAGGAAGCAGGATCTGGAGTATGAGGCGGTTAAGGAACATTATGTTAGAGGAGGCCCGCTGATTTCGGATCCAAATCAGAATTATGAGGTGGGCGTGTTTGATACCGGAGCATCTTCAATGGTTTTCGGATATGAAAAACGTATGAATCTCGGCCTCGACTACTACTATATGACAAGCAATTACATGACAATAGGCGGTATTGCAGGATTCGTGGACACCCTTGTTTCCAAGCCCATAGGCGTTTATATCGCAGGTCTTGGCTCTATAGACGAACAAACAGGCGAATTATCGCTGGATGATATGGTTGGGCTTTCAAATTTTGCCGTACTGGCAGGCGAACCCCCTGCTGAAGACGAACCCGATCTGCCTACTGTTATAGGCTGCCCGATGGCGGCAAGCTGGAGTGTTACTATAAATATGGACACGCAGATTTCATTGGACAAGAATTCACTCAGCTACTCCGGGCCTAAGCTGGAGGTGTTCGATTACGACGACCCGGAGATACCGGATTATCCAAACAGCATACCGCTTGAGCTCCGGCCGCTGGGGGCTGCGATGATATCCTACACCCCGAGTCTTGACGGGCTCGGCGGAGATTTCAGCCCTACTTCGCCTTCGGTAATCACAGGTATGAGCTCTCAGAGCCTTATGTTTGTTTCTGCTGTTGATATGGAACACAGCGGCAACCTCGCCTATGATAAAGACAGATTTATGTTCGATACCGGAGCTCAGGCTACAATAGTCGGCAGCAGGGTTGCAGCGAGGCTCGGGCTAGACCCGATGAATCCGGATTTCGAGCTGTACGCATCCGGCGTTACCGGCGAGATAATAATGCTGCCGGGCTTTGTGATAGATAAAGTTACGATTCCGGCTCTTGGCAACTGGCTCGAATTTACAAACGTTCCTGTGGTAGTGCATGATGTGCCCTCGCCCGAGGGGGGGACGCTGGACGGGATAATCGGGACGAATCTGTTCAACGATTTCAATTTGGTATTAAACGGAGGCGGAATAGGATTTGAAGACGATCCTTCAATCGATTTTATCCCGCGTAACGTTCCTTTCGTGCCTGCTGATTTCGCCCCCGAAAATCCTGACGGAATGGTTGATATGGCGGATTTCGATTTCTTCCGCAATTACTGGCTCACTGAATACGGCCAGCCCGGTTATGTGCAGAAGGCTGATCTCGCTCCGTATCCTGTGCCTGATGATATAGTAAACATTATTGATTTTGCAGAATTCGCTTCGCAGTGGAAAGAGTTTTAA
- a CDS encoding uroporphyrinogen decarboxylase family protein — translation MNSRENLLSLYRRKGFQKAPAGFSLCPSKIEEFRKRYPEEKSYQDFFEFPYRIVVDPGFGWAFENNGLLPERNVDWNKFYPEGFSHRVDFDIWGVAHEENPNSMHMTEMHHPMKDFDSVEQIENYPWPDFTGVDFGQFSDSCRNIRSRGLAVFVWMECTIWETAWYIRGMDNLMVDMTLGDPKASKLLDIITEKACWRAEKFAAMETDILGLGDDIGMQNTTIMSSQMYREWLQPRLKKVIDAAKSVNPEILISYHSCGDAAGLVPELIEAGIDILNPVQPESMDFEKVHRDFGDKISFNGTIGTQQLMPFGSPKQIKDQVKHNLDIAGEKGGLFCCPSHVIEPEVPWENIEAYVEGCREYK, via the coding sequence ATGAATTCCAGAGAAAATCTTCTCAGCCTTTATCGGCGAAAAGGATTCCAGAAAGCTCCAGCAGGGTTTAGCCTGTGTCCGAGCAAGATTGAAGAGTTTCGCAAGCGATACCCGGAAGAAAAAAGTTATCAGGATTTTTTTGAATTTCCTTACAGAATCGTTGTTGACCCGGGCTTCGGGTGGGCATTTGAAAATAACGGTCTCCTGCCGGAAAGGAATGTTGACTGGAATAAATTTTATCCTGAGGGTTTCAGTCATCGCGTTGATTTTGACATCTGGGGAGTTGCCCATGAGGAAAACCCGAATTCAATGCATATGACTGAGATGCATCATCCAATGAAAGATTTTGATTCTGTTGAGCAGATTGAAAATTATCCTTGGCCGGATTTCACGGGTGTTGATTTTGGTCAGTTTTCGGATTCTTGCAGAAATATAAGAAGCAGGGGGCTTGCTGTCTTTGTATGGATGGAGTGCACGATTTGGGAAACAGCCTGGTACATAAGGGGAATGGATAATCTGATGGTCGATATGACATTGGGCGATCCTAAAGCCTCTAAGCTGCTCGATATTATCACTGAAAAGGCGTGCTGGAGAGCAGAGAAATTTGCGGCCATGGAAACAGATATCTTAGGTCTCGGCGATGATATCGGGATGCAGAATACAACTATTATGTCTTCACAGATGTATCGTGAATGGCTTCAGCCGCGGCTGAAGAAGGTGATTGATGCAGCAAAATCGGTAAATCCTGAAATCCTGATAAGTTATCATTCCTGCGGGGATGCTGCCGGCCTTGTTCCTGAGCTCATTGAAGCCGGTATAGATATCCTGAACCCTGTGCAGCCTGAATCGATGGATTTTGAAAAGGTTCACAGAGATTTCGGCGATAAAATTTCGTTCAATGGAACAATAGGAACCCAGCAGCTTATGCCCTTTGGTTCGCCGAAGCAGATAAAAGATCAGGTAAAACACAATTTGGATATAGCAGGCGAAAAGGGCGGGCTTTTCTGCTGCCCATCGCATGTTATCGAGCCGGAGGTGCCTTGGGAGAATATTGAAGCCTATGTTGAGGGTTGCAGGGAATACAAATAG
- a CDS encoding sulfatase family protein has protein sequence MQSRRSFLKNAVGLGIAGLAGNVFSAQGGQDMPNFLWLTIEDTSYYQFGCYGNETVETPNIDSLAERGIKFTNAWSTGPQCSPARSSLITGCYATKYGMDFHRRRFKTPDGIFYPNYLREIGYYCTNNKKTDYNTKQNHWEMWDECWKKASYDSGKRPKGKPFFSIFNTMATHMGRVRSFTLEGRRDFSKDGIMPRKLDLPEHVPDIEETRSDYAFHLEGVQDIDKWVGIFLKHLREKDLAEDTIIFFYSDHGGCLPRGKGFVYDTGLHIPLIIYVPPKWQHLVEFEPGTVSDRLVGFVDFAPTIFSIIGERKPSHMQGKAFMGKYAEPPREYQFGFRCNQSAHYDPARTVTDGKYKYIRSYIPHKPRCLRNFYQWGMPANLGWDEYVLSGGKNDEWLQPYRPGPYEMLFDVEKDPKELNNLAEDSKHKQKLIELRGKISEHIRESGDLGFFPESTRDKSIDLYSWVRKTDYPLDELHKAAEQASEAKTYYKSSFSERLKSKYPSVKFWGAVGFAEIASKNELSAEMCPTELQKAMDDENEQVAMMAAEACCYYGKYEKALDKLVDSLIEDKSNYAFASLETMTWHEKTKQKLMEKAELFEKHKNDTKVRAILINLGKLPVSELYTEKNKEKGIEVNKDRRELKPTP, from the coding sequence GTGCAAAGCCGAAGAAGTTTTCTCAAGAATGCAGTTGGTTTGGGTATTGCGGGGCTCGCTGGAAATGTTTTCTCTGCTCAAGGCGGGCAGGATATGCCGAATTTCCTATGGCTTACAATAGAAGACACAAGCTACTACCAGTTTGGCTGCTACGGCAACGAAACCGTTGAAACCCCGAATATTGATTCACTCGCAGAGAGGGGGATAAAGTTTACTAATGCCTGGTCAACAGGGCCTCAGTGCTCTCCGGCACGCTCGAGCCTTATTACCGGCTGCTACGCAACGAAATACGGAATGGATTTTCACAGAAGACGGTTCAAAACGCCGGACGGTATCTTCTATCCGAACTACCTTCGCGAAATCGGCTACTACTGCACCAACAACAAAAAGACCGACTACAACACCAAACAGAACCACTGGGAGATGTGGGATGAGTGCTGGAAGAAGGCCTCCTACGACAGCGGAAAAAGGCCTAAAGGCAAGCCATTTTTCTCGATATTCAATACAATGGCAACTCACATGGGGCGCGTGCGTTCGTTCACCCTAGAAGGACGGCGAGACTTTTCCAAAGACGGGATTATGCCCAGAAAGCTCGACCTGCCCGAACACGTTCCGGACATTGAAGAAACCCGCTCTGATTATGCGTTCCATCTTGAGGGCGTTCAGGATATTGACAAGTGGGTTGGAATATTCCTCAAGCACCTCCGCGAGAAAGATCTCGCTGAGGACACGATAATCTTCTTCTACAGCGACCACGGCGGCTGCCTGCCACGCGGCAAGGGCTTTGTTTACGATACAGGCCTTCATATTCCGCTGATAATATACGTTCCGCCGAAGTGGCAGCATCTTGTGGAATTCGAGCCCGGAACGGTTTCAGACAGGCTTGTAGGATTCGTAGATTTCGCACCGACTATATTCAGCATCATAGGCGAGAGGAAACCGAGCCATATGCAGGGCAAGGCGTTTATGGGCAAATATGCAGAGCCTCCACGGGAGTATCAGTTTGGCTTCCGCTGCAATCAGTCTGCCCACTACGACCCGGCGAGAACCGTTACCGACGGGAAATACAAATACATCCGAAGCTATATCCCGCATAAGCCCCGCTGCCTTAGAAACTTCTACCAGTGGGGGATGCCTGCAAATCTGGGCTGGGATGAATACGTCCTTTCAGGCGGGAAGAACGACGAATGGCTCCAGCCCTACAGGCCCGGACCTTACGAGATGCTTTTTGATGTCGAGAAAGACCCCAAAGAGCTCAACAACCTTGCTGAAGACAGCAAGCACAAGCAGAAGCTGATAGAGCTTAGGGGTAAGATTTCAGAGCACATAAGAGAATCCGGGGATTTAGGTTTCTTCCCTGAATCAACCCGAGACAAAAGCATTGATTTATACAGCTGGGTTCGCAAAACAGACTACCCCCTCGATGAACTGCACAAAGCGGCAGAACAAGCATCAGAAGCCAAAACATACTACAAATCAAGCTTCTCAGAAAGGCTGAAGAGCAAGTACCCGTCAGTAAAATTCTGGGGGGCAGTGGGCTTTGCTGAGATTGCATCGAAAAATGAGCTCTCAGCGGAGATGTGCCCGACAGAGCTGCAGAAGGCAATGGATGATGAAAATGAGCAGGTGGCTATGATGGCTGCTGAGGCCTGCTGCTATTACGGGAAATACGAGAAGGCTCTCGACAAACTTGTTGATTCGCTTATTGAAGATAAAAGTAATTATGCATTCGCCTCGCTTGAAACTATGACATGGCACGAAAAGACCAAACAGAAGCTGATGGAAAAGGCTGAACTGTTTGAGAAGCATAAAAATGACACAAAGGTTCGGGCTATCCTGATAAATCTGGGAAAACTGCCTGTTTCCGAGCTTTACACAGAGAAAAACAAGGAAAAGGGCATTGAAGTAAATAAAGACCGCAGGGAGCTCAAGCCTACGCCCTAA
- a CDS encoding glycoside hydrolase family 2 protein, producing the protein MKIREIVFLIFSALLLSGCMTGKQNQKFTVTGVEKPVISLNGVWKFSIDPPEKFWQKELDSSEWSDINVPGECQMQGFPIKADIPFAYRTRFDVPEDYAGRKIMLNFHGVYSYARVWVNGEFVREHFGGFTKWSCDITEFAEPGETAQLAVEVVDRSDDISGASDYAKHNIGGILRDVELSALPVQHFEKLHIDTELDEEYQNAQLNIDYSLSSSKPSDILFRLFDAQGRMIKKAEIPQAEKQGSVSMDIESPEKWNSEHPYLYTLSAEISKDGKVLCSVPEKVGFREVKVRGEKLYVNGVEVRLRGANRHDIHPKLGRCATAKYDKLDAQLTKQANMNYIRTSHYPPTERFLDYCDRYGIYVEDESAVCFQYEGISSNKDKFTDRYLSQVREMVNNHRNHPSVIIWSVGNESSYGKNFQKSYDWIKANDKTRPVMFSFPNTVPKNKKVYDILSLHYPKWHGNDKVHGFQIKNFDRSGMPVIYDEWAHVPCYCTDSIKEEPNIRAFWERSLDKMYANLLKSKSGAGGAIWGMIDETFFLPEDLPGRGDIWDNQGENGSTEALGPAIGYGQWGIVDSWRRKKPEFWRTKKAYSPVKILDKQVDQFSPGEKLKLKIHNRFNHTNLSRTSIEWNYMGKSGLAFADIAPGAKGHLLMPELNWQEGTKLSIEFFKDRRLLDKYNIRIGKQGNELPQIKKQGRITLKNSSSKTAAEGENFEFVIDKNDGLIKNLKLGGELVIKSGPHLHLTIFEKLGWNSPIKNLAAGEWELKSSSSSLKQGVLHVQMKGSFGKVSAEFNIRINGVGTAEIDCKASGIPGGKHIKEAGFKFITAAAEKISWERKGYFTAYPANDLSPEKGSADLSYTPEMKYRQKPEHCWIYDSEDYFYFGLDKTLPLSMLARGLKENIFRYSVFYNRGGRLDVLSDAELGCRYERQAGKDSLIINSIWDYPDLQWGNYAEFIKNKKSFSANAVLELNKDY; encoded by the coding sequence ATGAAAATCAGGGAAATTGTTTTTTTAATCTTTTCAGCTCTCTTACTCAGTGGATGTATGACAGGCAAGCAGAACCAGAAGTTTACAGTGACGGGCGTAGAGAAGCCTGTAATATCGCTAAACGGCGTATGGAAATTCTCCATAGACCCTCCCGAAAAATTCTGGCAGAAAGAACTGGACAGCTCCGAATGGTCTGATATTAATGTTCCGGGCGAGTGCCAGATGCAGGGGTTTCCGATAAAAGCAGACATTCCCTTTGCATACAGGACAAGATTTGACGTCCCCGAGGATTATGCAGGCAGGAAGATAATGCTGAATTTTCACGGGGTTTACAGTTATGCCCGCGTTTGGGTGAATGGTGAGTTTGTACGCGAGCATTTCGGCGGGTTCACCAAATGGAGCTGTGATATTACCGAATTCGCAGAGCCCGGCGAAACAGCCCAGCTTGCAGTAGAAGTGGTTGACAGAAGCGATGATATCTCCGGAGCAAGCGATTATGCAAAGCATAATATCGGCGGGATCCTCAGGGATGTTGAGCTTTCTGCTCTTCCCGTTCAGCATTTTGAAAAACTGCACATAGATACAGAGCTGGACGAAGAATATCAAAACGCTCAGCTCAATATAGACTACAGCCTTTCTTCCTCGAAGCCCTCAGATATTTTATTCAGACTCTTTGATGCCCAAGGCAGAATGATTAAAAAGGCAGAAATCCCTCAGGCAGAAAAGCAGGGCAGCGTAAGTATGGATATCGAATCGCCAGAGAAATGGAACAGCGAACATCCATACCTCTACACCCTCTCGGCAGAGATTTCAAAGGACGGTAAGGTTCTTTGCAGCGTTCCAGAGAAGGTGGGCTTCAGGGAAGTGAAAGTTAGAGGCGAGAAGCTTTATGTAAATGGCGTAGAGGTAAGGCTTAGAGGTGCCAATCGGCACGATATACACCCAAAGCTTGGCAGATGCGCAACTGCAAAATACGATAAGCTCGATGCTCAGCTCACAAAGCAGGCTAATATGAATTACATCAGAACATCCCATTATCCCCCAACAGAGAGATTTCTCGACTACTGCGACCGTTACGGGATTTATGTGGAGGATGAATCGGCCGTTTGCTTCCAGTACGAGGGCATCTCGTCGAATAAGGATAAGTTTACAGACCGCTATCTTTCGCAGGTCAGAGAAATGGTAAACAATCATCGAAACCATCCGAGCGTTATAATTTGGTCTGTGGGCAATGAAAGCAGCTACGGAAAGAATTTCCAGAAATCCTACGACTGGATCAAGGCCAACGATAAAACAAGGCCGGTGATGTTCAGCTTCCCGAATACTGTACCGAAAAATAAGAAGGTGTACGATATCCTAAGCCTGCATTATCCAAAGTGGCATGGCAATGATAAGGTGCATGGTTTTCAAATCAAAAATTTCGACCGCAGCGGGATGCCGGTGATATACGATGAATGGGCTCATGTACCCTGCTACTGCACCGACAGCATCAAAGAAGAGCCGAACATAAGGGCGTTCTGGGAGAGAAGCCTTGATAAGATGTATGCCAATCTGCTCAAATCAAAAAGCGGGGCAGGCGGAGCGATTTGGGGAATGATAGACGAAACTTTCTTCCTGCCTGAAGACCTTCCCGGCAGGGGAGATATCTGGGATAATCAGGGTGAAAACGGCAGCACCGAAGCCCTCGGCCCCGCAATAGGCTATGGGCAGTGGGGCATTGTGGATTCGTGGAGAAGAAAGAAGCCGGAATTCTGGAGAACGAAAAAGGCATACTCGCCTGTCAAGATCCTTGATAAGCAGGTTGATCAGTTTTCCCCGGGCGAAAAGCTTAAGCTCAAAATTCATAACAGATTCAATCATACCAACCTCAGCAGGACGTCTATAGAATGGAATTATATGGGCAAATCAGGCTTGGCTTTTGCAGATATAGCCCCCGGAGCGAAAGGTCATCTCTTAATGCCCGAATTGAACTGGCAGGAGGGAACAAAGCTTTCAATCGAGTTTTTCAAAGACCGCAGACTCCTCGATAAGTACAACATCCGAATTGGAAAACAGGGCAATGAGCTGCCTCAAATCAAAAAGCAGGGCAGAATAACTCTCAAGAACAGCTCTTCGAAAACTGCAGCTGAAGGCGAAAATTTTGAGTTCGTTATAGATAAAAATGACGGCCTTATAAAAAACCTCAAACTCGGCGGGGAGCTGGTTATAAAATCCGGGCCTCATCTGCACCTTACCATATTTGAAAAGCTCGGCTGGAACAGCCCGATCAAAAACCTTGCAGCCGGGGAATGGGAGCTCAAGTCTTCGAGCAGTTCACTGAAGCAGGGCGTTCTTCACGTACAGATGAAGGGCAGTTTTGGCAAGGTCTCAGCAGAATTCAATATTCGGATTAACGGCGTAGGCACAGCAGAGATTGATTGCAAAGCATCAGGAATCCCTGGAGGCAAACACATAAAAGAGGCAGGCTTCAAGTTTATAACTGCTGCCGCTGAAAAAATCAGCTGGGAGAGAAAAGGCTATTTCACTGCATACCCTGCTAACGATCTTTCACCTGAAAAAGGCTCGGCAGACCTTTCATACACCCCTGAGATGAAATATAGACAAAAGCCTGAACACTGCTGGATATACGATTCAGAGGATTATTTCTATTTCGGTCTTGATAAAACCCTCCCGCTCAGCATGCTCGCACGCGGGCTCAAAGAAAATATCTTCCGCTACAGTGTCTTTTATAACAGGGGGGGACGTTTGGATGTGCTGAGTGATGCCGAGCTGGGCTGCCGCTATGAAAGACAGGCCGGCAAAGATTCGCTTATTATAAACAGCATCTGGGACTACCCCGACTTGCAGTGGGGCAACTATGCAGAATTTATAAAAAATAAGAAAAGCTTCTCAGCAAATGCAGTGTTAGAGCTTAACAAAGACTATTAA
- a CDS encoding 2-hydroxyacid dehydrogenase, which translates to MKIALFSNKSYTQNFMQKLNESYGHEIEFFEDRLNPETAHLAEGCGAVCAFVNDELGEETINKLAAGGVKAIALRCAGYNNVDLCAAKKHDIKVVRVPAYSPNAVAEHTIAMILALNRNLCRARTRVREGNFELKGLLGFDLSKSKVGIIGTGKIGEIVLKILKGFECELYAYDPYINEECEKMGVKYLPLYELLQTCNIISLHCPLVKQTHHMINKDAIDKMCDNVMLINTSRGALIDTKAAIEGLKSGKIRYLGLDVYEEEEELFFEDLSDEIITDDTFARLLMFPNVLVTGHQAFFTKNALEQIADTTLSNVAMVERGEQCPNQICPKCV; encoded by the coding sequence ATGAAAATAGCATTATTCAGCAACAAAAGCTACACGCAGAATTTTATGCAGAAGCTAAATGAGAGCTACGGGCATGAGATTGAATTTTTCGAAGATCGGCTGAACCCCGAAACAGCCCATCTGGCAGAGGGCTGCGGGGCCGTATGTGCTTTCGTAAACGACGAGCTCGGAGAAGAGACTATTAATAAGCTCGCTGCGGGGGGAGTGAAAGCCATCGCCCTTCGCTGCGCAGGCTACAATAACGTTGACCTTTGCGCTGCTAAAAAGCATGATATAAAGGTTGTGCGCGTGCCGGCGTATTCCCCGAACGCGGTAGCAGAGCACACAATTGCTATGATTCTCGCCCTCAACAGGAATCTATGCCGGGCGAGAACGAGGGTTCGAGAAGGCAACTTCGAGCTCAAGGGGCTGCTGGGATTCGACTTGAGCAAGTCTAAGGTAGGGATAATAGGCACTGGGAAGATAGGCGAGATTGTGCTGAAGATCCTCAAGGGCTTTGAATGCGAGCTCTACGCATACGACCCGTATATAAACGAGGAATGCGAGAAGATGGGGGTGAAGTATCTCCCGCTTTATGAGCTTTTGCAAACCTGCAACATCATCAGCCTTCACTGTCCGCTTGTAAAGCAGACTCATCATATGATCAACAAAGATGCAATAGATAAGATGTGCGATAATGTTATGCTTATAAACACAAGCCGCGGGGCACTGATTGATACCAAGGCTGCAATTGAAGGGCTAAAAAGCGGAAAGATACGATACCTCGGGCTCGATGTTTACGAAGAGGAAGAAGAGCTTTTCTTTGAAGACCTCTCTGATGAGATTATTACAGACGACACCTTCGCAAGGCTTCTTATGTTCCCTAATGTGCTGGTAACAGGGCATCAGGCATTCTTTACGAAAAACGCTCTCGAACAGATCGCAGATACCACTCTGAGCAACGTTGCGATGGTGGAAAGAGGCGAGCAATGCCCGAACCAGATATGCCCCAAGTGCGTATAA
- a CDS encoding DNA-binding transcriptional regulator: MKKILIEIDTSRASGRKFLAGVERYCSNYSDWQVLANPPAYVNSPAKGLGRSSELIDFDGLLIYDPSRLSELLEFSLPKVILDTQIEYAKGESTIAVNSFEVGRIAAEYFIGKGFHNFAYCGFPNLPWSGKRFEGFCKILADKGIAQTSVGLKEFHHFQIFYEEIKETAKWLADIPKPVGIFTCNDDRAVYILEACKIAGIEVPEQAAVLGVDNDELVCRLSSPSLSSIELNFENAGFKAAEHLEELIENKVNPRIININPVQIIERQSTNVFAVENPIVQKALIYIRHIFKKPITVQDVAEHCCTSRRTIERLFRKHISKSVKSEIRKLRIELIKNKLLNTDLPAYQIANDLEFCEPDHLSRYFKKATGETPAQFRKNNKKLS; this comes from the coding sequence GTGAAAAAGATTCTTATAGAAATAGACACTTCGAGAGCCTCTGGAAGAAAATTTCTTGCCGGTGTTGAGCGGTATTGCTCGAACTACTCAGACTGGCAAGTACTGGCTAACCCGCCTGCTTATGTCAATTCGCCTGCTAAAGGTTTAGGTCGATCCAGCGAGCTGATAGATTTTGACGGCCTGCTTATTTATGACCCTTCCCGATTATCTGAATTATTAGAATTCAGCCTTCCTAAGGTAATCTTAGATACTCAAATTGAATACGCAAAGGGAGAATCTACAATTGCGGTAAATTCATTCGAGGTTGGCCGAATTGCTGCAGAATATTTCATTGGCAAAGGGTTTCACAATTTCGCATACTGCGGCTTCCCCAATCTGCCTTGGTCAGGCAAGCGTTTTGAAGGCTTCTGCAAAATCTTAGCTGATAAGGGAATTGCTCAGACCAGTGTCGGACTAAAAGAATTTCATCACTTTCAGATTTTTTACGAAGAAATAAAAGAAACAGCAAAGTGGCTTGCTGATATACCAAAACCTGTTGGGATATTCACCTGCAACGACGACAGAGCAGTGTATATTCTTGAGGCATGCAAGATTGCGGGTATTGAAGTCCCTGAACAGGCAGCTGTTCTCGGTGTGGATAATGACGAGCTTGTATGCAGGCTGTCTTCACCATCTCTTTCAAGCATTGAGCTGAATTTTGAAAATGCCGGCTTTAAGGCTGCCGAGCATCTTGAAGAGCTTATAGAAAACAAGGTCAATCCGAGAATTATAAATATTAATCCCGTGCAGATAATCGAGAGGCAGTCAACAAATGTTTTTGCTGTTGAGAATCCAATTGTCCAGAAGGCACTGATCTACATCAGACATATTTTTAAGAAACCTATAACCGTTCAGGACGTTGCTGAACATTGCTGCACCTCAAGGAGAACAATCGAAAGGCTCTTCCGAAAACACATCAGTAAATCTGTTAAAAGCGAAATCCGTAAACTTAGAATCGAGCTGATTAAGAATAAACTGCTGAATACAGATTTGCCTGCATACCAGATAGCGAACGATTTAGAGTTCTGCGAGCCGGATCATTTGTCGAGATATTTCAAGAAGGCGACAGGAGAAACTCCTGCACAGTTTCGAAAAAACAATAAAAAATTGAGCTGA